A genomic window from Nicotiana sylvestris chromosome 11, ASM39365v2, whole genome shotgun sequence includes:
- the LOC138880761 gene encoding uncharacterized mitochondrial protein AtMg00810-like — protein sequence MEQNMKLTSTEFDKSINAGTSDKTLEDRGSFQRLIEKLLYLTISRPDISYAVQCLSQFMHAPKRSYYEETLHIVRYIKRQPGLGILMSSKGTQQIEAYYDSD from the coding sequence ATGGAGCAGAACATGAAGCTCACAAGTACAGAATTTGACAAAAGTATAAATGCTGGCACCTCTGATAAAACATTGGAAGATAGGGGGAGTTTTCAAAGGCTGATTGAAAAACTTCTGTATCTCACAATAAGTAGACCAGACATTTCTTATGCAGTTCAATGCCTAAGTCAATTTATGCATGCACCCAAGAGATCCTATTATGAGGAAACTCTACATATTGTTAGATACATAAAGAGACAACCAGGTCTAGGAATCCTTATGTCAAGCAAAGGGACACAACAGATTGAAGCTTACTATGACTCTGATTAG